One part of the Macrobrachium rosenbergii isolate ZJJX-2024 chromosome 3, ASM4041242v1, whole genome shotgun sequence genome encodes these proteins:
- the LOC136855777 gene encoding pro-resilin-like, which yields MALKALILAAVAIASVLSDSVPSYGPPAPSYHAPAPAGPAQYDFNYAVKDDYSGNDFGHQENRNGYDTKGTYYVQLPDGRLQKVTYYVNGDSGYVAEVSYQGEAYYPQPAKGYQPAPQVGYA from the exons ATGGCTCTGAAG GCTTTGATTCTGGCAGCCGTTGCAATCGCAAGTGTCCTCTCCGATTCTGTGCCATCTTATGGACCTCCAGCTCCATCCTACCACGCTCCAGCTCCAGCG GGTCCTGCTCAATACGACTTCAACTACGCCGTGAAGGACGACTACTCCGGCAACGACTTCGGCCATCAGGAAAACAGAAACGGCTACGACACCAAGGGAACCTACTACGTGCAGCTTCCCGACGGCCGTCTGCAGAAGGTCACTTACTACGTCAACGGTGACTCTGGATACGTGGCCGAGGTATCCTACCAGGGAGAAGCTTACTACCCACAGCCTGCCAAAGGATATCAACCGGCTCCTCAGGTCGGCTACGCTTAA
- the LOC136855767 gene encoding pro-resilin-like, which yields MAVKVFILAAVAVACAFADLPPSYGAPAPSYHAPAPVGPAQYNFNYAVKDDYSKNDFGHQEARDGYDTKGTYYVQLPDGRLQKVTYYVNGDSGYVAEVSYQGEAYYPQIAKGYQPAPQVGYA from the exons ATGGCAGTAaag gTATTCATTCTGGCAGCTGTTGCAGTTGCATGTGCCTTTGCTGATTTACCGCCTTCCTATGGGGCTCCTGCACCATCCTACCACGCTCCTGCTCCTGTA GGTCCTGCTCAGTACAACTTCAATTACGCCGTGAAAGATGACTACTCCAAGAACGACTTCGGACACCAGGAGGCTCGAGATGGCTACGACACCAAGGGAACCTACTACGTGCAGCTTCCCGACGGCCGTCTGCAGAAGGTCACTTACTACGTCAATGGTGACTCTGGATACGTGGCTGAGGTGTCCTACCAGGGAGAAGCTTACTACCCACAGATTGCCAAAGGATACCAACCGGCTCCTCAGGTCGGCTACGCCTAA